The following coding sequences are from one Campylobacter sp. MIT 12-8780 window:
- a CDS encoding Cj0069 family protein: MKKNIVFFEAKGGSDKGPDGYRKDTMPMVNALKAKGWNAEVVFFTDEILRNENERNKIFEHVKNTADGYVSRVNPGNLKEEKLYFDVLRKLCDAGLIGMPHPDAMIGYGAKDALTKLADTKLVPSDTYAYYDPAEAKRIGVNFSDKHDFKKTFPTTLAKGERVLKQNRGSTGEGIWRVRLENSSDYNKVASLPLDTKIICTEAKDNHTEERKLGEFMDFCEHYLVGDNGMLVDMTFLPRIKEGEIRILMLYKTPVYVVHKKPAEGGDAFSATLFSGAKYRYDEPKDWQALIDWFLAQLPEIRSKLGNYDLPLIWTADFILDTDENGKDKYVLGEINCSCVGFTSPAEFMEKIAVMVGDTIIDIVSEQKA; encoded by the coding sequence ATGAAAAAAAACATCGTGTTTTTTGAAGCAAAAGGCGGAAGCGACAAGGGTCCTGATGGATACAGAAAAGATACCATGCCTATGGTAAATGCTCTTAAAGCCAAGGGTTGGAATGCTGAAGTGGTATTTTTTACTGATGAAATATTACGCAATGAAAATGAGAGAAACAAAATTTTTGAGCATGTTAAAAACACCGCTGATGGCTATGTATCAAGGGTAAATCCGGGCAATTTAAAAGAAGAAAAATTGTATTTTGATGTTTTAAGAAAGCTTTGTGATGCTGGACTTATAGGCATGCCTCATCCTGATGCCATGATAGGATATGGAGCAAAAGATGCGCTCACTAAGCTTGCTGATACAAAGTTAGTGCCAAGCGATACTTATGCGTATTATGACCCTGCCGAAGCAAAAAGAATAGGCGTAAACTTTAGCGATAAACATGATTTTAAAAAAACCTTTCCTACAACTCTAGCAAAAGGAGAACGCGTTTTAAAACAAAACAGAGGCTCAACTGGAGAGGGAATTTGGCGTGTAAGACTTGAAAACTCAAGCGATTATAACAAAGTAGCAAGCTTGCCACTTGATACAAAAATCATTTGCACAGAAGCCAAAGACAATCATACAGAAGAGCGTAAGCTTGGCGAATTTATGGACTTTTGCGAGCATTATTTGGTAGGGGATAATGGCATGCTTGTAGATATGACTTTTTTACCGCGTATCAAAGAAGGTGAAATTCGCATTTTAATGCTTTATAAAACCCCTGTTTATGTAGTGCATAAAAAGCCAGCTGAGGGAGGAGATGCTTTTTCTGCTACGCTTTTTAGTGGGGCAAAATACCGCTATGATGAGCCAAAAGATTGGCAAGCTTTGATAGATTGGTTTTTGGCACAACTGCCAGAAATTCGCTCTAAGCTTGGAAATTATGATCTGCCACTTATCTGGACAGCTGATTTTATCCTTGATACTGATGAAAATGGTAAGGATAAATATGTGCTTGGCGAGATAAATTGTTCTTGTGTTGGCTTTACAAGTCCGGCTGAATTTATGGAAAAAATTGCCGTTATGGTAGGCGATACTATCATTGATATCGTAAGCGAGCAAAAAGCGTGA